A single region of the Leptolyngbya subtilissima AS-A7 genome encodes:
- a CDS encoding ABC transporter permease, which translates to MASTTTWRRSLESVALPFGAVLSALVIFGGFCALAGANPLAVYASIYRAAFGSWSAWQNTLLRASPLMLTALCTALPARLGLVIIGNEGALVIGGLAAVLVGLAMGSSLSGSLVLLAMALGSLVAGGLWITVAGALRHYRGVNETISSLLLNYVAIALMNHLVQGPLRDPAFVSKPSSFEIAPTAWLGNLPDTRVHWGLVYGLVASALAYILMQRTTFGFAARTAGGNVRAARIAGLPVGKLTLAVCFLAGSCAGLAGMVEVAAVQKRLNESIVSNYGYAGILVAFVARHNPLATVLVSVLLGGILASGGILQRSHNLPDATVMVFQGIVFLCVLYSESLYGRFKVFQEREVQAEGAAVAG; encoded by the coding sequence ATGGCGTCTACAACAACCTGGCGGCGATCTTTAGAATCGGTGGCGCTGCCCTTCGGGGCAGTGCTGTCTGCCCTGGTGATCTTTGGGGGGTTTTGCGCTCTGGCTGGAGCCAACCCTTTGGCCGTGTACGCCTCTATCTATCGGGCCGCCTTTGGCAGCTGGAGCGCCTGGCAAAATACTCTGCTGCGGGCCTCACCGCTAATGCTTACGGCCCTGTGCACGGCCCTACCGGCTCGGCTGGGGCTAGTGATTATTGGCAACGAGGGGGCTCTGGTGATCGGGGGGCTGGCAGCGGTGCTGGTGGGGCTGGCCATGGGATCGAGTCTATCCGGCAGCCTCGTACTGCTGGCTATGGCCCTGGGCAGCTTGGTAGCCGGCGGCCTATGGATTACGGTGGCAGGAGCCTTGCGCCACTACCGGGGGGTGAACGAAACCATCAGCAGCTTGCTGCTGAACTACGTTGCGATCGCCCTAATGAACCACCTTGTTCAAGGCCCCCTGCGCGACCCCGCCTTTGTCAGCAAGCCCTCCAGCTTTGAGATTGCTCCAACAGCTTGGCTGGGCAACCTACCCGATACCCGGGTTCACTGGGGGTTGGTTTACGGTCTGGTGGCCTCGGCCCTGGCATACATTTTGATGCAGCGCACCACCTTTGGCTTTGCCGCCCGCACCGCCGGGGGCAACGTGCGCGCTGCCCGCATTGCTGGGCTGCCGGTGGGCAAGCTCACCCTAGCGGTGTGCTTCCTGGCAGGTTCCTGCGCTGGGCTGGCGGGCATGGTCGAGGTCGCCGCTGTGCAAAAGCGGCTGAACGAGTCGATTGTCTCAAACTATGGCTATGCCGGCATTTTGGTAGCCTTTGTGGCCCGCCACAACCCGCTGGCGACAGTGCTGGTGTCGGTGCTGCTGGGGGGCATTTTGGCCAGCGGCGGCATTTTGCAGCGATCGCACAACCTGCCCGACGCCACCGTGATGGTTTTTCAAGGCATCGTCTTTCTCTGTGTGCTCTACAGCGAATCGCTCTACGGGCGCTTTAAGGTGTTTCAGGAGCGGGAGGTCCAGGCTGAAGGTGCGGCTGTGGCTGGGTAG
- a CDS encoding BMP family ABC transporter substrate-binding protein has translation MSDRNRSFRLSRRQVMRGLLASSAFGLTAKLSTGCAQSPSTEGSAATDGSAPEEMVVGFIYVGPKDDFGYNQAHAQGAAAMVANVPGIRLVEEASVPETTAVAEAMRSMIEIDGAKALFPTSFGYFDPHILAMAEEFPDVQFFHAGGLYQEGVHPKNICSYFGYIDEAQYVAGVVAAQMSPAGKLGFVAAKPIPQLLRNVNSFTLGARSVNPDATTQVIFTGDWSVPVKEAEATNSMADQGIEVITCHVDSPKVVMETAERRGVMTSGYHADQSPLAPKGYLTGAEWDWSSIYTALGKDFMAGKTLMTDGIPHILRGGLADNFCKLSAYGPAVSDEAKAAGDAAIAGIKSGEIVIYQGPLKTNTGDEILPADQQLKTDNVELEKMDYFVEGVIGSIS, from the coding sequence ATGAGCGATCGCAACCGTTCTTTTCGCCTATCGCGACGGCAGGTGATGCGGGGGCTGCTAGCCTCCTCCGCCTTTGGGCTGACGGCCAAACTGAGCACCGGCTGCGCCCAGTCGCCCAGCACCGAGGGCAGTGCGGCCACCGATGGTTCTGCCCCAGAAGAAATGGTCGTGGGCTTTATCTACGTCGGGCCTAAGGATGACTTTGGCTACAACCAGGCCCACGCCCAAGGGGCCGCTGCCATGGTCGCCAACGTGCCCGGCATTCGCCTGGTAGAAGAAGCCAGTGTGCCGGAAACCACAGCGGTGGCCGAAGCCATGCGCAGCATGATCGAGATCGACGGGGCCAAGGCGCTGTTCCCCACCTCCTTTGGCTACTTCGATCCCCACATTCTCGCCATGGCAGAAGAGTTTCCCGACGTGCAGTTTTTCCACGCCGGGGGGCTCTACCAGGAGGGTGTGCACCCCAAAAATATCTGTAGCTACTTTGGCTACATTGACGAAGCCCAGTACGTCGCTGGGGTAGTGGCGGCCCAAATGAGCCCAGCGGGCAAGCTGGGGTTTGTGGCGGCTAAGCCCATTCCGCAGCTGCTGCGCAACGTCAACAGCTTTACCCTGGGGGCCAGGTCGGTGAACCCAGATGCCACCACCCAGGTGATCTTCACCGGCGACTGGTCAGTGCCGGTGAAAGAGGCCGAAGCCACCAACAGCATGGCCGACCAGGGCATTGAAGTGATCACCTGCCACGTCGACAGCCCCAAGGTGGTGATGGAGACCGCCGAACGGCGCGGGGTGATGACCTCAGGCTACCACGCTGACCAGAGCCCCCTGGCTCCCAAGGGCTACCTCACCGGGGCCGAATGGGACTGGTCCAGCATTTACACTGCCCTCGGCAAAGACTTCATGGCGGGCAAAACCCTCATGACCGACGGCATTCCCCACATTTTGCGGGGTGGGCTAGCCGATAACTTCTGCAAGCTATCGGCCTACGGTCCTGCCGTCAGCGACGAGGCCAAGGCCGCCGGTGATGCCGCCATCGCCGGTATCAAATCTGGCGAGATCGTGATTTACCAGGGGCCACTTAAGACCAACACCGGGGACGAAATTTTGCCCGCCGACCAGCAGCTCAAAACCGACAATGTCGAGCTTGAGAAAATGGACTACTTTGTCGAGGGTGTCATTGGGTCCATCAGCTAG
- a CDS encoding NUDIX domain-containing protein — MAYFAHILRTLLGLLLRRPILGTCVIPLLANGNIVLVRRRDNGLWSLPGGIVDWGEDVITSAARELKEEAGLQTVGLERLVGVYSQPGRDPRFHSVCVTVAVRVTGKPYPADPREILEASAFNPDELPWDRLSHDHRQHLQDFFKGETVLA; from the coding sequence ATGGCTTACTTCGCCCATATTTTACGCACCCTGCTGGGGTTGCTGCTACGCCGCCCCATTCTCGGCACCTGCGTCATTCCGCTGCTAGCCAATGGCAATATTGTGCTGGTGCGCCGCCGTGACAACGGGCTGTGGAGCCTGCCCGGCGGCATTGTTGACTGGGGTGAAGATGTGATCACCTCTGCCGCCCGCGAGCTCAAAGAAGAAGCTGGGCTCCAGACCGTGGGACTAGAGCGTTTGGTGGGGGTATACTCCCAGCCGGGACGCGATCCCCGGTTTCATTCGGTGTGCGTGACGGTGGCGGTGCGGGTGACGGGCAAGCCTTATCCTGCTGATCCCCGTGAAATTTTAGAAGCCTCCGCCTTTAACCCCGACGAACTGCCCTGGGATCGCCTCTCCCACGACCACCGTCAGCATTTGCAAGATTTCTTTAAGGGAGAAACGGTTTTAGCCTAA
- a CDS encoding SDR family oxidoreductase, with the protein MAAPLANQTVLITGASSGIGAACARQLAAAGARLILVARRQAPLEALAAELQQQHSTEVLTVVLDVRQSGAVGEAIANLPDPWQAIDILINNAGLSRGLDKQYEAPLEDWEAMIDTNVKGLLYVTRAVVPGMVARGHGHVVNVGSIAGRQTYPGGSVYCATKAAVRSLSEGLKLDLLGTPVRVTNIDPGLVETEFSLVRFDGDRDRAQGVYQGMTPLTGDDVADVIVFAVTRPAHVNISDVMLMPTAQASVFHTHRQAE; encoded by the coding sequence ATGGCTGCACCGCTCGCAAACCAAACCGTTTTGATTACCGGCGCTAGCAGCGGCATTGGGGCCGCCTGCGCTCGCCAGCTTGCCGCCGCTGGAGCGAGGCTAATTTTGGTTGCCCGTCGCCAGGCACCCCTAGAGGCGCTGGCGGCAGAACTTCAGCAACAGCACTCCACTGAAGTACTGACGGTGGTGTTAGATGTGCGCCAGTCGGGAGCCGTCGGTGAAGCGATCGCAAACTTGCCTGATCCCTGGCAGGCGATCGACATTTTGATCAACAACGCTGGGCTCAGTCGGGGGCTCGACAAACAGTACGAAGCGCCCCTAGAAGACTGGGAAGCCATGATCGACACCAACGTCAAAGGATTGCTCTACGTGACGCGGGCTGTGGTGCCGGGCATGGTGGCGCGCGGGCACGGCCACGTAGTGAATGTGGGCTCGATCGCTGGGCGGCAGACCTACCCCGGCGGCAGCGTCTACTGCGCCACCAAGGCCGCCGTTAGATCCCTATCAGAGGGGCTGAAGCTCGACCTATTGGGCACCCCGGTGCGGGTCACTAACATTGACCCAGGCTTAGTCGAAACCGAGTTCAGCCTGGTGCGCTTTGATGGCGATCGCGATCGCGCCCAGGGCGTTTACCAGGGTATGACTCCCCTGACCGGCGACGATGTGGCCGACGTCATTGTGTTTGCCGTCACTCGCCCAGCCCACGTCAACATCAGCGATGTCATGCTGATGCCGACCGCCCAGGCCTCTGTATTTCACACCCATCGGCAAGCTGAGTAG
- a CDS encoding alpha/beta fold hydrolase → MPLPAEIPIRTGRMKLPSGNVFWHEGGKSQAETVIFLHGSWQDSTQWLPAMQCLAPQYHCLAPDLLGFGESWREGKAYSVAFQVEALHSWLSALRIHRFRLVGHSLGAWVAGQYALTYSDQVQSLTVLAPEGVNDRALRGRWQRDRWLVAPWSPLSLVLPWLGNAAWVKALRDRRRCLRQSPAACKTLFQRRTAAINGELLHQGLEQLWLPTLVLEAAAADSVTHQLTHAWLRLLPDPQYRELTAVDTPLGVDEQEFAAAIDQLKLPDLPFQVRKVPPAPPRSTVP, encoded by the coding sequence ATGCCGTTACCCGCCGAGATTCCGATTCGCACTGGCCGCATGAAGCTCCCCAGCGGCAACGTGTTTTGGCATGAGGGCGGTAAATCTCAGGCAGAAACGGTGATTTTCCTGCATGGGTCTTGGCAGGACAGCACCCAGTGGCTACCGGCCATGCAGTGCTTGGCTCCTCAATACCACTGCCTAGCTCCCGATTTGCTGGGTTTTGGCGAGTCGTGGCGAGAGGGAAAAGCTTACTCGGTAGCCTTTCAGGTGGAAGCATTGCACAGCTGGCTGAGCGCTCTGCGCATTCATCGCTTTCGGTTAGTGGGCCATTCTCTAGGAGCCTGGGTAGCAGGCCAGTATGCTCTCACCTACTCCGACCAGGTGCAGAGCCTAACGGTGCTGGCCCCCGAAGGAGTGAACGATCGCGCTTTACGAGGCCGCTGGCAGCGCGATCGCTGGCTGGTTGCCCCCTGGTCGCCCCTGTCTTTGGTGCTGCCCTGGCTGGGTAATGCCGCCTGGGTCAAAGCACTGCGCGATCGCCGCCGCTGTCTGCGCCAGTCTCCTGCCGCCTGCAAGACGCTGTTTCAGCGTCGCACTGCCGCTATCAATGGTGAACTGCTACACCAGGGGCTAGAACAACTTTGGCTGCCGACCTTGGTGCTAGAGGCTGCCGCCGCTGACTCCGTGACCCACCAGCTCACCCATGCTTGGCTGCGCCTACTGCCCGATCCGCAGTACCGCGAACTCACCGCCGTCGATACGCCCTTAGGCGTCGATGAGCAGGAGTTTGCGGCAGCGATCGATCAGCTCAAGCTCCCCGATTTACCCTTTCAGGTGCGTAAGGTACCCCCCGCCCCGCCCCGGTCGACAGTGCCTTAG
- a CDS encoding alpha/beta fold hydrolase, translating into MVGTATSPSKGKTEDPAIATEGNVAIAEREIYFISGLGADWRVFQRLQLEGYRPVHILWQRPERHESIEQYAQRLLTQVTVENPIFVGLSFGGLMAIEMAKLCRPQQVIVISSATTGAQIPAYYKVFRWLPVQLVVPFKQLLWVVHGLLNWLFGLNNRDDCSLFKQVLVDTDPCFLKWAINQVVGWRNQVVPEHLVHIHGSSDRIFPFGYRSADVVVPGGGHLMVLNRAEELSQLLMATLATSPVES; encoded by the coding sequence ATGGTTGGCACCGCCACATCCCCTTCTAAGGGCAAGACTGAAGATCCGGCGATCGCAACTGAGGGCAACGTTGCGATCGCCGAGCGCGAAATCTACTTCATCAGCGGTCTCGGTGCCGACTGGCGAGTGTTTCAGCGCTTGCAGCTAGAGGGCTATCGCCCGGTGCATATTTTATGGCAGCGCCCCGAGCGCCACGAGTCCATCGAGCAGTATGCCCAGCGGTTGCTGACCCAGGTCACGGTAGAAAACCCTATTTTTGTGGGGCTTTCCTTTGGTGGGTTGATGGCGATTGAAATGGCGAAGCTCTGCCGCCCGCAGCAGGTGATTGTGATTTCTAGCGCGACTACGGGGGCGCAGATTCCGGCCTACTACAAGGTGTTTCGCTGGCTGCCGGTGCAGCTGGTGGTGCCCTTTAAGCAGTTGCTGTGGGTGGTACACGGGCTTTTAAACTGGCTATTTGGCCTCAACAACCGCGATGACTGCTCCCTGTTCAAGCAGGTGTTGGTCGATACTGACCCCTGTTTTCTCAAGTGGGCTATCAATCAGGTGGTGGGTTGGCGCAATCAGGTGGTGCCTGAGCATCTAGTCCACATTCACGGCAGCAGCGATCGCATCTTTCCCTTTGGCTACCGCAGTGCCGATGTGGTTGTGCCCGGTGGCGGCCATCTCATGGTGCTCAATCGGGCCGAAGAACTGTCTCAACTGCTGATGGCGACGTTGGCCACTAGCCCCGTGGAGAGCTAA
- a CDS encoding ABC transporter permease — MATEALGWWGVPLGILAGTLRGSVPFLLVSLGECLTEKSGKINLGLEGTLLMGAMSAYAVSYLSSGIVGPTLAPWLGVLTAGVAGMGLGAIHGWLAQQPRVNDVAVGIAMIIFGGGLANFLGKPFIQPQAPQLPTLAAGGWSSLSQVQSALQISPLFLLGVAIVPLMSWFFKSTRWGLYVRAVGDSPDAALAMGISIFWVRMASIVAGSFLAGIGGASLSLFYPGVWTERISSGQGLMAVALVIFARWQPWQCLWASLLFGGAQALGPAFQSVGIDSYYYLFNAAPYILTLLIMIVTCSPKRTLTGAPGSLGQSD, encoded by the coding sequence ATGGCGACGGAAGCACTGGGCTGGTGGGGCGTACCCCTGGGCATCTTGGCCGGTACTTTGCGGGGCAGTGTGCCCTTTCTGCTGGTCAGTTTGGGTGAGTGCCTGACGGAGAAAAGCGGCAAAATCAACCTTGGCCTAGAGGGTACCCTGCTGATGGGAGCGATGAGCGCCTACGCCGTCTCCTACCTAAGTTCGGGCATTGTTGGCCCTACCCTAGCGCCTTGGCTAGGAGTGCTGACGGCGGGGGTAGCGGGCATGGGGTTGGGGGCAATCCACGGGTGGCTGGCGCAGCAGCCCCGGGTCAACGATGTGGCGGTGGGCATCGCCATGATTATCTTTGGCGGCGGACTGGCCAACTTTTTGGGCAAGCCTTTCATTCAGCCCCAGGCTCCCCAGTTGCCCACGCTGGCGGCTGGTGGCTGGAGCAGCCTATCCCAGGTGCAGTCGGCGCTGCAAATTAGCCCGCTGTTTTTGCTGGGGGTGGCGATCGTGCCGTTAATGAGCTGGTTTTTCAAATCAACCCGCTGGGGTCTCTACGTGCGGGCCGTAGGCGACAGCCCCGATGCCGCCTTGGCCATGGGCATTTCGATCTTCTGGGTGCGCATGGCCAGCATTGTGGCGGGTAGCTTCTTGGCGGGAATTGGCGGGGCCAGCCTGTCGCTGTTTTACCCTGGCGTATGGACCGAGCGCATTTCCAGTGGGCAGGGGTTGATGGCGGTGGCCCTGGTTATTTTTGCGCGGTGGCAGCCGTGGCAGTGTCTATGGGCCTCACTGCTGTTTGGCGGAGCCCAGGCCCTAGGACCTGCGTTTCAGTCAGTGGGCATTGACTCGTACTATTACCTGTTTAACGCCGCCCCATACATTCTGACCCTGCTGATCATGATTGTCACCTGCTCACCTAAGCGCACCCTGACGGGCGCTCCGGGGTCTTTGGGGCAGAGCGATTAG
- the bcp gene encoding thioredoxin-dependent thiol peroxidase produces the protein MTLSVGNPAPDFSLPDATGKTYSLADLKGQRVVLYFYPRDNTPGCTKEACGFRDRYADYQGKDAIVLGVSTDDAKSHNKFIDKFSLPFPLLVDEGGEVASRYGVYGLKKFMGKEYMGITRSTFIIGPDGNLEKVYLKVKAETHADEVLADLETL, from the coding sequence ATGACCCTTTCCGTTGGCAACCCCGCTCCCGACTTTAGCCTGCCCGATGCTACCGGCAAGACCTATAGCCTGGCCGACCTCAAGGGTCAGCGAGTGGTGCTGTACTTTTATCCCCGCGACAACACCCCCGGCTGCACCAAAGAAGCTTGTGGGTTCCGCGATCGCTACGCCGACTACCAGGGCAAGGATGCCATCGTGCTGGGGGTGAGTACCGACGATGCCAAGTCCCACAACAAGTTTATCGACAAGTTCAGCCTGCCCTTTCCGCTGCTGGTGGATGAGGGCGGCGAAGTGGCCAGCCGCTATGGCGTTTATGGCCTGAAAAAGTTCATGGGTAAAGAATATATGGGTATTACCCGCAGCACCTTTATCATCGGCCCCGACGGCAATCTGGAGAAAGTCTATCTCAAGGTCAAAGCCGAAACCCATGCCGACGAGGTGCTGGCCGACTTGGAAACCCTTTAG